A part of Aegilops tauschii subsp. strangulata cultivar AL8/78 chromosome 2, Aet v6.0, whole genome shotgun sequence genomic DNA contains:
- the LOC109765299 gene encoding protein FAR1-RELATED SEQUENCE 5 yields MSTTAHPPASLSGDSSPTTSGSFSPSSSAAVAGSDEPALLGQATSTSTPSAAGDDATVPSSPQMGMYFETEDDAYEFYKAYAARLGFVVRKSNKSKNSRHTVTRRLFVCSKQGFRQEPKKPQDETNATDVTVAAPPPPPRCPDSRTGCLASLTIKLLPSANAFRVTEFVAQHNHPLASAVSAVSLAMIPSSSSHHTIAAAASLPDPRDGPRPEMHFETEDDAYAFYNRYAEHVGFSVRRSYKKRKHGVIVSRIFVCSREGVSDRAKHDGLASISANAGGGAPGTPRPGPPPTRTGCQARMVIKITPCRTYRVAKFISEHNHPLANSETVHKLRSHKMRARGHELGPGELHRRKQGKGVQLGDAGAALEYLEGLQVGNPSLYYAVGMAPDGNSAVNFFWADAKSIIDFRSFGDVVCFDTTYGLNVYGRPFALFVGVDNHKQLLVFGAALLYDDGIQSLKWVFQAFADAMRDRQPKTILIDERSECSIAAAEVWPGSNHCTSVWHIYHSSKRHLKQVFESSKSFGNALSQCLFDCEDKMEFLSAWEKLIEKHDIGESEWLSRLFLEKEKWALPYRRTVFSADILSTLRKDSMINELKRELSEQEDILLFFKRYETILEEHRSKKLQADVDGNQVTLPIPSLRMLKQSSNAYTPEAFKMFQGEFEAYMNCMSFPCSAVGTVSEYKITLDEKPLEAIVKFDALDGLGTCSCRKFESVGIQCCHVLKVLDLKNIKELPEQYILKRWRKDARSVRMGEEPNCGSSSIMRSSLDVRFSNMCRMVSLIASRAAKSEEAMSYIESQSSVLLKHLDEILQTGYPENGNHDVASSSQAISFVGNHPDHTTQARAVAHTANGIMF; encoded by the coding sequence ATGTCCACCACCGCACACCCTCCTGCCTCCCTCTCAGGGGACTCCTCGCCGACTACCTCCGGCTCattctccccctcctcctccgccgccgtcgctggCTCCGATGAGCCCGCGCTTCTCGGGCAAGCCACCTCGACTTCCACCCCCTCTGCTGCCGGGGATGACGCCACCGTACCCTCCTCGCCCCAAATGGGCATGTACTTCGAGACGGAGGACGACGCCTACGAGTTCTACAAGGCATACGCCGCCCGCCTTGGCTTCGTCGTCCGCAAGTCCAACAAGTCCAAGAACTCCCGGCACACCGTCACCCGCCGTCTCTTCGTCTGCTCCAAGCAAGGTTTCCGCCAAGAACCCAAGAAGCCTCAAGATGAGACCAACGCCACCGACGTCACCGTTGCTGCACCGCCACCGCCTCCTAGGTGCCCGGACTCACGCACCGGCTGCCTGGCGTCCCTCACCATCAAGCTACTCCCTTCGGCCAATGCCTTCCGTGTCACTGAGTTTGTAGCCCAGCACAACCACCCGCTCGCCTCTGCAGTGTCCGCGGTGTCACTGGCAATGATTCCGTCAAGTTCTTCGCATCACACCATTGCCGCTGCGGCAAGCTTGCCGGACCCAAGGGACGGGCCACGCCCAGAGATGCACTTCGAGACGGAAGATGACGCCTATGCCTTCTACAACCGGTACGCCGAGCATGTGGGTTTCAGCGTCCGCCGCTCATACAAGAAGCGCAAGCATGGGGTGATCGTGTCTCGTATCTTTGTTTGTTCCCGTGAGGGCGTCAGTGACCGTGCCAAGCATGATGGCCTAGCCAGTATCAGCGCCAATGCTGGTGGAGGGGCACCAGGCACACCTAGGCCAGGCCCACCACCAACACGAACAGGTTGCCAGGCAAGAATGGTGATCAAGATCACCCCATGCCGAACATACCGGGTTGCTAAATTTATTTCGGAGCATAATCACCCACTCGCTAACTCAGAGACCGTGCACAAGCTGCGGTCCCATAAGATGAGGGCTCGAGGGCACGAGCTTGGCCCAGGGGAACTGCATCGAAGGAAGCAGGGAAAGGGTGTGCAGCTTGGGGATGCTGGTGCTGCATTGGAATACTTGGAAGGGTTGCAGGTGGGAAACCCTTCACTGTATTATGCAGTAGGAATGGCACCTGATGGGAATTCAGCTGTAAATTTCTTCTGGGCTGATGCAAAGTCAATCATCGACTTCAGAAGCTTTGGTGATGTCGTTTGCTTTGATACAACATATGGGCTGAATGTGTATGGGCGACCATTTGCATTGTTTGTTGGTGTGGACAACCACAAGCAGTTACTCGTGTTTGGTGCAGCCTTGCTCTATGATGATGGCATCCAGTCACTGAAATGGGTATTTCAGGCGTTTGCTGATGCCATGCGTGATAGGCAGCCAAAGACTATTCTGATTGATGAGCGTTCTGAATGTTCCATTGCAGCAGCAGAGGTCTGGCCTGGGAGTAACCATTGCACAAGCGTGTGGCATATATACCACAGTTCAAAGAGGCACTTGAAGCAGGTGTTCGAAAGCTCGAAAAGTTTTGGCAATGCTTTGAGCCAGTGTCTCTTTGACTGTGAGGATAAGATGGAGTTCTTGTCTGCATGGGAAAAGCTAATTGAGAAACATGACATTGGTGAGAGTGAATGGCTCAGCAGACTATTTCTAGAGAAAGAAAAATGGGCTCTGCCTTATAGGAGAACTGTGTTTTCTGCTGATATTCTCAGTACTCTTAGAAAGGATAGTATGATTAATGAGCTAAAACGGGAGCTCAGTGAGCAAGAAGATATTCTGCTGTTCTTCAAGCGTTATGAGACCATACTGGAagagcatcgctcaaagaaattgcAGGCTGATGTTGATGGAAATCAGGTGACTTTGCCAATCCCGTCCTTGCGAATGTTAAAACAATCTTCAAATGCATATACACCTGAAGCTTTCAAGATGTTCCAGGGTGAGTTTGAGGCTTACATGAACTGCATGTCCTTCCCCTGCAGTGCGGTTGGGACAGTGTCAGAGTACAAAATAACACTTGATGAGAAGCCATTAGAGGCCATTGTGAAATTTGATGCACTAGATGGCTTGGGCACTTGCAGCTGCAGGAAGTTTGAATCTGTTGGAATCCAGTGTTGTCATGTACTAAAGGTACTTGATCTCAAGAATATCAAGGAGCTCCCAGAACAATACATTTTGAAGAGATGGAGGAAAGATGCCCGCTCTGTTAGAATGGGAGAAGAACCTAACTGTGGATCTAGCAGTATCATGCGGTCATCTTTGGATGTTCGCTTCTCTAACATGTGCCGTATGGTTAGCCTTATAGCTTCAAGGGCCGCCAAATCTGAGGAGGCAATGTCATACATTGAGAGTCAATCAAGCGTTCTTCTGAAGCATCTGGATGAAATTCTACAGACAGGCTATCCTGAGAATGGAAACCATGATGTTGCTTCAAGTAGTCAAGCAATTTCTTTTGTAGGAAATCATCCTGACCATACAACACAAGCAAGAGCAGTTGCACATACAGCGAATGGTATAATGTTTTAA